In Sphingopyxis sp. DBS4, one genomic interval encodes:
- a CDS encoding group II truncated hemoglobin, translating into MTVAEQSQTPFDLIGGAKIVRQITDHFYDLMEADPAYAQLRDLHAEDLAPMRVSLAGFLNAWLGGPSDWFVEHPGVCMMSAHARLPITRETADQWADAMRRAITASPVEPVIAGKMAEALGAMAQGMAPNPGQAM; encoded by the coding sequence ATGACCGTAGCCGAGCAATCGCAGACGCCTTTCGATCTTATCGGTGGAGCAAAGATCGTTCGCCAAATTACCGATCACTTCTATGATCTGATGGAAGCTGACCCAGCCTACGCACAATTGCGCGATCTTCACGCTGAGGATCTCGCACCCATGCGCGTGTCTCTTGCCGGCTTCCTCAACGCCTGGCTGGGCGGCCCATCCGATTGGTTCGTCGAACATCCAGGCGTTTGCATGATGTCCGCGCATGCACGTCTGCCCATCACCCGGGAAACGGCAGACCAGTGGGCCGATGCCATGCGCCGCGCGATCACGGCATCGCCGGTAGAACCCGTGATTGCCGGCAAGATGGCCGAAGCGCTCGGCGCCATGGCGCAAGGCATGGCTCCGAACCCGGGACAAGCGATGTGA
- a CDS encoding c-type cytochrome, protein MRLKGISAVLIAVAVVSGAIATGQARPAKESNRAERTAQQRGLAFAQKHCSTCHDINTGISPKPEAPSFEAIVNTPGLTARTLNPWLRNSHNFPEIMNFEIAPEQIDALAAYMLTLKNADYRPPIQ, encoded by the coding sequence ATGCGTCTGAAGGGAATATCGGCTGTCCTGATCGCCGTCGCGGTTGTCAGCGGAGCAATCGCGACCGGACAGGCCAGGCCTGCAAAGGAAAGCAATCGAGCCGAAAGGACGGCTCAGCAGCGGGGGCTGGCGTTTGCCCAAAAACATTGCTCGACCTGTCATGACATCAATACCGGTATCTCGCCCAAACCGGAGGCGCCATCGTTCGAGGCGATCGTCAATACCCCCGGACTGACCGCCCGTACCCTGAACCCATGGCTCCGGAATTCGCATAATTTTCCTGAGATCATGAACTTCGAAATCGCGCCGGAACAGATCGATGCGCTTGCGGCTTACATGCTGACTCTCAAGAACGCCGATTATCGCCCTCCGATCCAGTAA
- a CDS encoding acetate/propionate family kinase — MKAIVSLNSGSSSIKFAFFTLDGAGHPERSAGGKIEKIGIAPSLVARRVDGTVLVERTWEQGADLTHAELLKDLFDWAIEHLEGREVIAIGHRVVHGGMRFAAPRRVDAALLTELDALCPLAPLHQPHNLAAIRAIAALARDLPQIACFDTAFHHDKPEVAARLALPRALHEQGIRRYGFHGLSYEYIAGQLRTIDGELAGGRVIAAHLGNGASLCAMRDGKSVDTTMGFTALDGLMMGTRCGTLDPGVVLHLQTQMGLSPAGIDDLLYRKSGLLGVSGISSDMRILTADPSRQSQEAVELFIWRAVREFGALTASLGGVDGIVFTAGIGENHAEIRRRICERFDWLGLSIDDDANAANALCISGGDSRVKVLVIPTDEERMIADHTLAVLRSGS, encoded by the coding sequence CGAGAAGATCGGGATCGCGCCGTCACTGGTCGCGCGCCGGGTCGACGGCACTGTCCTTGTCGAGCGCACATGGGAACAGGGAGCTGACCTGACGCATGCCGAACTCCTCAAGGATCTGTTCGACTGGGCCATAGAGCATCTCGAAGGCCGGGAAGTGATCGCGATCGGGCACCGCGTCGTGCATGGCGGGATGCGTTTCGCCGCGCCGCGCCGCGTCGACGCCGCCCTCCTCACCGAGCTTGACGCGCTCTGCCCGCTCGCGCCGCTCCATCAGCCGCACAATCTGGCCGCGATCCGCGCCATTGCGGCCCTGGCGCGGGATCTTCCCCAGATCGCCTGCTTCGATACCGCCTTTCACCACGACAAGCCCGAGGTCGCCGCGCGGCTCGCGCTCCCCCGCGCGCTGCATGAGCAGGGAATCCGTCGCTATGGATTTCATGGGCTGTCCTACGAATATATCGCCGGGCAGTTGCGAACCATCGACGGGGAGCTTGCCGGCGGGCGGGTGATCGCGGCGCATCTCGGCAATGGCGCGAGCCTGTGCGCAATGCGGGACGGCAAGAGTGTCGACACCACCATGGGCTTCACGGCGCTCGATGGCCTGATGATGGGCACGCGTTGCGGAACGCTCGACCCCGGAGTCGTGCTCCACCTCCAGACGCAAATGGGCCTGAGCCCGGCCGGGATAGACGATCTGCTTTATCGCAAATCCGGCCTGCTTGGCGTGTCAGGCATATCCAGCGACATGCGGATACTGACGGCTGACCCGAGCAGGCAATCCCAGGAAGCCGTCGAACTTTTCATCTGGCGGGCTGTCCGTGAATTCGGCGCGCTCACCGCATCGCTCGGCGGCGTTGACGGCATCGTCTTCACGGCCGGGATCGGCGAGAACCACGCGGAAATCCGCCGGCGTATTTGCGAGCGGTTCGACTGGCTGGGACTGTCGATCGACGACGATGCGAATGCCGCCAATGCCCTTTGCATCTCGGGCGGGGACAGCCGCGTCAAAGTCCTCGTCATTCCGACCGACGAGGAGCGGATGATTGCCGATCATACGCTTGCCGTTCTGCGGTCGGGATCATGA
- a CDS encoding STAS/SEC14 domain-containing protein encodes MLTQLNGENDIIALSVGGRIEKDEMELAFRLLDEAFARDGKVHIFVEVLDLQSIAPDALLFDLRHVLHYLARLRQFGRIAIVTDQSWVRIASRIESALLPYVSYEVYPVTQRDRALAWVKGEVDTPYAQAVRRIPGDDDICAFEVDGRITADELDGLYTHIFEVSQPDSPLKILVRMKRYDGFAPAILADPKIVERKLSLLHRVSRYAIVGGPDWLATLVKLFDPLFRIELRHFPLDSEDAARAWLSEGGDEGR; translated from the coding sequence ATGCTCACGCAACTGAATGGCGAGAACGACATCATTGCTCTGTCGGTAGGCGGACGGATCGAAAAGGACGAAATGGAACTCGCCTTCCGGCTGCTGGACGAAGCGTTCGCGCGCGACGGCAAGGTCCATATCTTCGTTGAGGTGCTGGATCTTCAATCCATCGCGCCCGATGCGCTGCTTTTCGATCTTCGCCATGTCCTTCATTATCTGGCGCGGCTCAGGCAATTCGGCCGGATCGCCATCGTCACGGATCAGTCCTGGGTCCGCATTGCGTCACGCATCGAAAGCGCGCTGCTGCCTTACGTGTCTTACGAGGTCTATCCGGTTACCCAGCGTGACCGCGCGCTCGCCTGGGTGAAGGGCGAAGTCGATACGCCATACGCTCAGGCCGTCCGCCGCATTCCTGGCGACGACGACATCTGTGCGTTCGAGGTGGACGGCCGGATTACGGCGGATGAACTCGACGGCCTGTACACTCATATTTTCGAGGTCTCCCAGCCGGATTCGCCGCTGAAAATACTGGTCCGGATGAAGCGCTATGACGGCTTTGCACCGGCAATCCTGGCCGATCCGAAAATTGTCGAACGCAAACTTTCCCTGCTGCATCGCGTGTCGCGCTATGCGATCGTCGGCGGACCGGATTGGCTGGCGACTCTGGTGAAGCTTTTCGATCCTCTGTTCAGGATCGAGTTGCGTCATTTCCCATTGGATAGCGAGGATGCCGCACGCGCCTGGTTGTCAGAGGGTGGTGACGAGGGGCGATAG